From the genome of Candidatus Thorarchaeota archaeon, one region includes:
- a CDS encoding DUF2769 domain-containing protein: MNICRQFCGPCPTFKPNELNKVEPHALFCARGKSEKPTEEIQDKGCNCFGCPVFKDHDLEGGWFCMHGIEGR, encoded by the coding sequence ATGAATATATGCCGTCAATTTTGCGGTCCATGTCCCACATTCAAACCTAACGAACTGAACAAAGTTGAACCTCACGCTCTTTTCTGTGCTCGTGGTAAATCGGAAAAACCAACCGAAGAAATTCAAGACAAAGGATGCAACTGCTTTGGCTGCCCAGTGTTCAAGGATCATGATCTTGAGGGTGGCTGGTTCTGTATGCACGGCATAGAAGGACGATAG
- a CDS encoding NAD(P)H-hydrate epimerase, translating to MELPGITTDQMREVDRIMVEELDITIETMMELAGYNFARLAVKFLSSTSTRILVIAGSGNNGGGGVAAARRLAGWGFESTIYFPRGINQLGNVPRLQYNRAKNLGIQSSSGLPALETSKNALVLDTYLGYGFSNRDDEITDNVFSFLRECSFVLSLDIPSGLDSDNGCSYSQFSPKATMAIAFLKRGMLECDSDFLGNLFVADIGVPSTIFLSCLGITWNKDYSEESLNELYGLFSKDSLLRVKLLGSTPPFSWCTRMLDT from the coding sequence ATGGAGCTTCCTGGTATAACAACAGATCAAATGAGAGAAGTAGATCGAATAATGGTGGAAGAACTCGATATCACCATTGAAACAATGATGGAGTTAGCGGGATACAATTTCGCACGGCTTGCCGTGAAGTTTCTGTCTTCGACTTCTACTAGGATTCTTGTGATTGCTGGGTCTGGCAATAATGGTGGAGGCGGGGTTGCTGCCGCTCGTCGTTTAGCAGGTTGGGGATTTGAATCGACCATCTATTTTCCGAGGGGCATCAATCAACTTGGGAATGTACCGCGTTTGCAATACAATCGAGCTAAAAACTTAGGAATTCAGTCTTCTAGCGGCCTCCCTGCTCTTGAAACAAGCAAGAATGCCCTCGTCCTTGACACTTACCTAGGATATGGGTTTAGCAACAGAGACGACGAAATCACAGACAACGTCTTCAGTTTTCTCCGAGAATGTTCGTTTGTTTTGAGTCTTGATATTCCTTCAGGTCTAGATTCTGATAATGGCTGCTCCTACAGTCAGTTCAGCCCCAAAGCAACCATGGCTATTGCGTTTCTCAAACGAGGAATGCTTGAATGCGATTCTGACTTTCTTGGAAATCTGTTTGTCGCAGATATTGGCGTACCGAGTACGATCTTTCTCTCTTGTCTTGGAATCACTTGGAACAAAGACTATTCGGAAGAAAGTCTGAATGAACTGTATGGGCTTTTTTCAAAAGATTCTCTTCTAAGAGTGAAACTGTTAGGTTCTACTCCGCCTTTCTCTTGGTGTACTCGTATGTTGGACACATAG